The sequence CCCTGGTCGGCGGGGAGACCGCCGAGCACCCGGGTCTGCTGGGAGCGGACGACTTCGACGTGGCCGGCGCCGGCACGGGCGTGGTCGAGGCCGACCGTCTGCTGGGCCCCGACCGCATCCGCAAGGGTGACGTCGTGATCGCCATGGCGTCCTCCGGTCTTCACTCCAACGGGTACTCGCTCGTCCGCCACGTGGTCTTCGACCGGGCCGGCTGGACGCTGGACCGACAGGTCGAGGAGTTCGGCCGGACGCTCGGCGAGGAGCTTCTGGAGCCCACCCGGATCTACTCGCTGGACTGCCTCGCGCTCACCCGTACGACCGAGGTGCACGGCTTCAGCCACGTCACCGGCGGTGGTCTGGCCAACAACCTGGCACGCGTCGTCCCAGACGCCCTGCACGCCACGGTGGACCGCTCCACCTGGGCCCCTGGCGCCGTCTTCGACCTTGTCGGCAAGGCCGGTCAGGTCGAGCAGCTGGAGCTGGAGAAGACGCTCAACATGGGCGTCGGCATGATCGCGATCGTCCCCGCCGAATCGGTGGACGCCGCGCTGACGACCCTGGCCGACCGCGGCGTCAACTCCTGGGTCGCCGGCGAGATCACCGACCGGGGCGCACACACGACGGGCGCTGAGCTCGTGGGCGCGTACGCACGCTGAGTGGGGACCGGCCGTCGCTTCCGCACCACCGGGAGACGCACGGAACACCGGGTGGGCCCTCGGGCCCGCCCGGTCACCGGCCGCCTCGTCGGCTCCGGATCGGGGCAGCACAGAACCCGGTCCGGGACAGGCCCGG comes from Streptomyces sp. Mut1 and encodes:
- the purM gene encoding phosphoribosylformylglycinamidine cyclo-ligase; the protein is MSETTGASYAAAGVDIEAGDRAVELMKEWVKKTQRPEVAGLGGLGGFAGLFDASALKRYERPLLASATDGVGTKVDLARQMGVYDTIGHDLVGMVVDDLVVCGAEPLFMTDYICVGKVHPERVAAIVKGIAEGCVLAGCALVGGETAEHPGLLGADDFDVAGAGTGVVEADRLLGPDRIRKGDVVIAMASSGLHSNGYSLVRHVVFDRAGWTLDRQVEEFGRTLGEELLEPTRIYSLDCLALTRTTEVHGFSHVTGGGLANNLARVVPDALHATVDRSTWAPGAVFDLVGKAGQVEQLELEKTLNMGVGMIAIVPAESVDAALTTLADRGVNSWVAGEITDRGAHTTGAELVGAYAR